A window from Streptomyces sp. NBC_00335 encodes these proteins:
- a CDS encoding VOC family protein yields the protein MIAEMQCVVLDCPDPAALAAFYQRLTGGEVNRPDRRWATDATWATLHLPAGQVLAFQYAEDHRPPRWPDPARPQQLHLDFAVADLDAAHAQALSCGATPLDGDRAGEGWRVYADPAGHPFCLVRH from the coding sequence ATGATCGCCGAGATGCAGTGCGTGGTGCTGGACTGTCCCGACCCGGCGGCGCTGGCCGCGTTCTACCAGCGCCTGACCGGCGGTGAGGTCAACCGTCCCGACCGGCGCTGGGCGACCGACGCGACCTGGGCGACCCTGCACCTCCCGGCCGGCCAGGTCCTCGCCTTCCAGTACGCCGAGGACCACCGGCCGCCCCGCTGGCCGGACCCGGCCCGGCCCCAGCAGCTCCACCTGGACTTCGCCGTGGCGGACCTGGACGCGGCCCATGCGCAGGCTCTGTCCTGCGGTGCCACCCCGCTGGACGGGGACCGGGCGGGCGAGGGCTGGCGGGTCTACGCCGACCCGGCCGGCCACCCCTTCTGCCTGGTGCGCCACTGA
- a CDS encoding NAD(P)/FAD-dependent oxidoreductase: MDDDATDNHLRTTGPQTDAQTGPHAEDRAGDHAVVLGAGMAGLLAARVLAMRFPRVTLIERDELPQGEPVFRPGIPQSRHAHILWSRGVELIELMLPGITDKLVAAGAGLFDSPRDFLWLSPADWFGPVSGARVLLASRELLDSTVRAEVLRNARVRVRSGATATGLVAGPDGRTVTGVELRGGERLAARLVVDATGRSSKAPAWLTALGHPAPAVTRYDSHLGYSSRYFEIPKDPDRRWQGMYVQGRPELPRGGVLMPLDGDRWLVTLVGNGEHAPPVQEEEFLPFARSLRSPALYDAIRDAVPLSSPTAFRNNMNEWRHYERLEHWPAGFVVLGDAACRVNPVYGHGMTVAALAAETLAKEIRTLDPEQIAAASRRIQRRTLAAAAVPWQIATSEDMRYPVTEGPPPDRATRILQRYMSRVMAGANADQAIAARFFGVLSLTRPPGTLLDPVTMLRVLSKRHLPTTPETTAYPAHHAPPVERHERRNA, encoded by the coding sequence ATGGACGACGACGCGACGGACAACCACCTACGTACCACCGGCCCGCAGACCGATGCGCAGACCGGACCGCACGCCGAGGACCGCGCCGGGGACCATGCGGTGGTCCTCGGCGCCGGCATGGCCGGGCTGCTGGCCGCACGGGTGCTCGCGATGCGGTTCCCCCGGGTCACCCTGATCGAGCGGGACGAACTGCCGCAGGGCGAGCCGGTGTTCCGCCCCGGGATACCCCAGTCCCGGCACGCGCACATCCTGTGGTCGCGGGGTGTGGAGCTGATCGAGCTCATGCTGCCGGGCATCACCGACAAACTGGTGGCGGCGGGGGCGGGCCTCTTCGACTCGCCGCGCGACTTCCTCTGGCTCAGCCCGGCCGACTGGTTCGGGCCGGTGTCCGGGGCCAGAGTGCTGCTCGCGAGCCGGGAGTTGCTCGACTCGACGGTGCGCGCGGAAGTGCTCCGCAACGCACGCGTCCGGGTCCGGTCCGGTGCGACCGCCACCGGGCTCGTGGCCGGGCCGGACGGCCGTACGGTCACCGGCGTGGAACTGCGCGGCGGCGAGCGGCTGGCCGCACGCCTCGTCGTCGACGCGACCGGACGCTCCTCCAAGGCCCCCGCCTGGCTCACGGCCCTCGGCCACCCGGCGCCGGCGGTCACCCGCTACGACTCCCATCTCGGTTACTCCAGCCGCTACTTCGAGATCCCGAAGGATCCTGACCGGCGCTGGCAGGGCATGTACGTCCAGGGCCGGCCCGAACTCCCGCGCGGCGGTGTGCTGATGCCGCTGGACGGGGACCGCTGGCTGGTGACCCTCGTCGGCAACGGCGAACACGCGCCGCCCGTACAGGAGGAGGAGTTCCTCCCGTTCGCCCGGAGCCTGCGCAGTCCGGCCCTGTACGACGCCATCCGGGACGCGGTCCCGCTGTCCTCGCCCACCGCCTTCCGGAACAACATGAACGAATGGCGCCACTACGAGCGCCTGGAGCACTGGCCGGCCGGCTTCGTGGTCCTCGGTGACGCCGCCTGCCGGGTCAACCCCGTGTACGGACACGGGATGACGGTCGCCGCGCTCGCCGCGGAGACCCTGGCCAAGGAGATCCGCACCCTGGACCCCGAGCAGATCGCCGCGGCCTCCCGCCGGATCCAGCGCCGGACCCTCGCGGCGGCCGCAGTGCCCTGGCAGATCGCCACCAGCGAGGACATGCGGTACCCGGTGACGGAGGGGCCGCCGCCGGACCGGGCCACGCGGATCCTGCAGCGCTACATGTCCCGGGTGATGGCGGGAGCCAACGCCGACCAGGCGATCGCCGCCCGCTTCTTCGGCGTGCTGTCGCTGACCAGGCCGCCGGGCACCCTGCTCGACCCCGTCACGATGCTCCGCGTCCTGTCCAAGCGGCACCTGCCGACCACCCCGGAAACCACCGCCTACCCGGCCCACCACGCCCCGCCGGTGGAGCGGCACGAGCGCCGCAACGCGTAG
- a CDS encoding esterase/lipase family protein — MRRSALPVPLLFPMLVALAAALAAALVATLLTAPTARADQAVEGAARAQRRTPVVLVHGFGDTAASLDGLEDHLHAQGWLSSDLAQFGYDWAATNDSNAARFGAFLAERFGSRPVDVVAHSMGSLLTRKYLKDGGSSRVRAWVSLGGPNHGAGDAAPCGPFATFCDIHAASLADMTPGSPFLNSLNAGDETPGATRYTTFSSTCDQQIPPGDSRAPRSTELAGAVNHVLPVGDSGCPAHYGLLGNDWVRRQIVAEFSKDPVSEVELKKGPFRITVDSARFTSSGESGPELYDGLTLTTDGTARSLWHRDRSGATAFPDYDPWFGLDDSTRSQVFSGRATLTAYLVDADYSAGNNDDVMAAGRVHWDPALGFGRFTAKMAGVDGGEASVTYTVTPVQGVPACRVRVDRAELTYFDDGTTRPALYGDIAVRTGDGARTAVWSRSGSDPSTFPNQGGRTDPDPYFYQRVGSGATYGPGPFEIGVFLWDYDASSADDLVARGTVAWDPYTDQPGTRTSDFRGDDGGHVKVTWTVLCP; from the coding sequence ATGCGCAGATCCGCCCTGCCCGTGCCCCTGTTGTTCCCGATGCTCGTCGCCCTGGCCGCGGCCCTCGCCGCGGCGCTCGTCGCCACCCTGCTGACCGCCCCGACGGCGCGGGCCGATCAGGCCGTGGAGGGCGCCGCCCGCGCGCAGCGGCGTACGCCGGTCGTGCTCGTCCATGGTTTCGGGGACACCGCGGCCTCTCTCGACGGGCTGGAGGACCACCTGCACGCCCAGGGGTGGCTCTCCAGCGACCTCGCCCAATTCGGCTACGACTGGGCCGCCACCAACGACTCCAACGCCGCCCGCTTCGGTGCCTTCCTCGCCGAACGGTTCGGCAGCCGGCCGGTTGACGTGGTGGCTCACAGCATGGGATCGCTGCTGACGCGCAAGTACCTCAAGGACGGCGGGAGTTCGCGGGTCCGTGCCTGGGTTTCGCTCGGCGGGCCCAATCACGGGGCGGGGGACGCCGCGCCCTGCGGACCCTTCGCGACCTTCTGCGACATCCACGCGGCCTCGCTCGCCGACATGACTCCGGGCAGCCCCTTCCTGAACTCGCTCAACGCGGGTGACGAAACCCCGGGAGCCACCCGCTACACCACCTTCAGCTCCACCTGCGACCAGCAGATCCCGCCCGGCGACAGCCGCGCCCCGCGCTCCACGGAGCTGGCCGGAGCCGTCAACCACGTCCTGCCGGTGGGTGACAGCGGCTGCCCCGCGCACTACGGGCTGCTCGGCAACGACTGGGTGCGCCGGCAGATCGTCGCCGAGTTCTCCAAGGACCCGGTGAGCGAAGTAGAGCTGAAGAAGGGCCCGTTCCGGATCACCGTCGACTCCGCCCGGTTCACCTCCAGTGGCGAGAGCGGACCCGAGCTTTACGACGGGCTCACCCTCACCACCGACGGGACGGCCCGCTCCCTCTGGCACCGCGACCGGTCCGGCGCCACCGCCTTTCCCGACTACGACCCGTGGTTCGGCCTCGACGACTCCACCCGGAGTCAGGTCTTCAGCGGCCGGGCCACCCTCACCGCCTATCTCGTCGACGCCGACTACAGCGCCGGGAACAACGACGACGTGATGGCCGCCGGCCGCGTCCACTGGGACCCGGCGCTCGGCTTCGGCCGGTTCACCGCGAAGATGGCCGGGGTGGACGGCGGCGAGGCCTCCGTCACCTACACCGTCACCCCGGTGCAGGGCGTCCCCGCCTGCCGGGTCCGCGTGGACCGGGCGGAACTGACCTACTTCGACGACGGCACGACCCGCCCCGCGCTCTACGGGGACATCGCGGTCCGCACCGGTGACGGCGCGCGCACCGCCGTGTGGTCGCGCTCCGGCTCGGACCCGTCGACCTTCCCCAACCAGGGCGGCCGCACCGACCCCGACCCGTACTTCTACCAGCGCGTCGGCTCGGGGGCCACGTACGGGCCCGGCCCGTTCGAGATCGGCGTCTTCCTCTGGGACTACGACGCCTCCTCGGCCGACGACCTGGTCGCCCGGGGCACGGTGGCCTGGGATCCGTACACGGATCAGCCGGGGACCCGTACCAGCGATTTCCGCGGGGACGACGGAGGGCACGTGAAGGTGACCTGGACCGTCCTCTGCCCCTGA
- a CDS encoding oxidoreductase: MAGWKASRMPDQSGRAAIVTGGNSGIGYAAARELARHGASVVLACRSAARGRAAEVALRAELPGADVEFMALDLAELRSVREFAAAYGRRRGGALDLLVNNAGVMALPYGRTADGFETQFGVNHLGHFALTGLLLPRLLDAPPGARIVNLSSGFHVFGDVDHEDLNGERNYRRWIAYGRSKTANLLFTHELARRLASAGSGIVAAAAHPGYSSTNLHVAAAPQAGTTLTSRLAVAANGLGVVIGNGVIAQSAASGALPTLYAATAPGVRPDEFIGPRFSVRGAPHRSWRAKWTLDDKSGERLWAASEKLTGVSYASLSR; encoded by the coding sequence ATGGCGGGCTGGAAGGCTAGCCGGATGCCGGATCAGAGCGGGCGGGCGGCCATCGTCACCGGAGGCAACAGCGGGATCGGCTACGCCGCCGCCAGGGAACTCGCGCGCCACGGCGCCTCGGTGGTGCTGGCCTGCCGGAGCGCGGCCCGGGGGCGGGCCGCCGAGGTCGCTTTGCGGGCCGAACTGCCCGGCGCTGATGTGGAGTTCATGGCGTTGGACCTCGCAGAGCTGCGCTCCGTGCGGGAGTTCGCTGCCGCGTACGGGCGGCGCCGGGGCGGGGCCCTTGATCTGCTCGTCAACAACGCCGGCGTGATGGCCCTGCCGTACGGGCGGACCGCCGACGGGTTCGAGACGCAGTTCGGGGTCAATCACCTCGGTCACTTCGCCCTCACCGGACTTCTGCTGCCCCGGCTCCTCGACGCCCCGCCCGGAGCCCGGATCGTCAACCTCTCCAGCGGCTTCCACGTCTTCGGGGACGTGGACCACGAGGACCTCAACGGCGAGCGGAACTACCGGCGTTGGATTGCCTACGGCCGTTCCAAAACCGCGAACCTGCTCTTCACCCACGAGCTCGCCCGGCGCCTCGCGAGCGCCGGATCCGGGATCGTCGCGGCCGCCGCCCACCCCGGCTACTCCTCCACCAACCTGCACGTCGCGGCGGCCCCGCAGGCGGGCACCACCCTCACCTCGCGGCTCGCGGTCGCCGCCAACGGCCTCGGCGTCGTCATCGGCAACGGGGTCATCGCCCAGTCCGCGGCCTCCGGCGCGCTGCCCACCCTGTACGCGGCCACCGCGCCCGGGGTCCGGCCGGACGAGTTCATCGGGCCGCGGTTCAGCGTTCGCGGCGCGCCGCACCGCTCCTGGCGGGCGAAATGGACCCTGGACGACAAGTCCGGCGAACGGCTCTGGGCCGCCTCGGAAAAGCTCACCGGAGTCTCGTACGCGTCTCTATCGCGCTGA
- the cbiE gene encoding precorrin-6y C5,15-methyltransferase (decarboxylating) subunit CbiE, translated as MSSAPPPVPVSVVGLGADGWDGLTAPARAALAGAEVLIGGPRQLDLLPLGECGGIRVAWPSPLRPAVPKLMAEHAGRRIAVLASGDPMFYGIGRALSEELGPDALHVLPHPSSVSYACARLGWPVEDTEVVTVVGRPVARLSAALYEGRRVLVLSAGAPTPNEIAALLRERGFGPSRMRVLEQLGSEHEDAYEGLAQSWEHPPGDPLNVVAVDCRRDPRAETPRLGATPGLPDAAYEHDGQLTKRHVRAATLCALAPAPGELLWDIGGGSGSIGIEWMRTHPSCRAVTVERVTERAARITRNAAALGVPGLRVVTGSAPDALAGLPAPDAVFIGGGLTAPGLLDAAWEALAPGGRLVVNTVTLESEAVLADRYRRHGGELVKLAVAHAVPVGGFTGWRQAMPVTQWTVTKPHPSRPHPQLDQTDQTDQTDQPKPKPEMVDQTI; from the coding sequence GTGAGCTCCGCACCGCCCCCCGTACCCGTGTCGGTCGTCGGCCTCGGCGCCGACGGCTGGGACGGGCTGACCGCCCCCGCCCGGGCCGCGCTGGCCGGGGCCGAGGTGCTGATCGGCGGGCCCCGGCAGCTGGACCTGCTCCCCCTCGGGGAATGCGGCGGCATCCGGGTCGCGTGGCCCAGCCCGCTGCGCCCGGCCGTGCCGAAGCTGATGGCCGAGCACGCGGGCCGCCGCATCGCGGTGCTGGCCAGCGGCGACCCGATGTTCTACGGGATCGGCCGCGCCCTGTCCGAGGAGCTCGGCCCCGACGCCCTGCACGTCCTGCCGCACCCTTCCTCCGTCTCCTACGCCTGCGCCCGCCTCGGCTGGCCGGTGGAGGACACCGAGGTGGTCACGGTGGTCGGCCGCCCGGTGGCCCGCCTCTCGGCCGCTCTGTACGAGGGCCGCCGGGTCCTGGTGCTGAGCGCCGGAGCACCGACCCCAAACGAGATCGCCGCTCTGCTTCGAGAGCGGGGCTTCGGCCCCAGCCGGATGCGCGTCCTGGAACAGCTCGGCTCCGAGCACGAGGACGCGTACGAGGGCCTCGCCCAGAGCTGGGAACACCCGCCCGGCGACCCCCTCAACGTGGTCGCCGTCGACTGCCGCCGCGACCCCCGCGCCGAGACCCCCCGGCTCGGCGCGACCCCCGGTCTCCCCGACGCCGCCTACGAGCACGACGGCCAGCTCACCAAGCGCCACGTCCGCGCCGCCACCCTGTGCGCCCTCGCCCCCGCCCCCGGTGAACTGCTGTGGGACATCGGCGGCGGCTCCGGCTCCATCGGCATCGAGTGGATGCGCACGCACCCCTCCTGCCGGGCGGTGACCGTGGAGCGGGTGACGGAGCGGGCCGCGCGGATCACCCGTAACGCGGCCGCGCTCGGCGTGCCCGGCCTGCGCGTGGTCACCGGCTCCGCACCCGACGCGCTCGCCGGTCTGCCCGCCCCCGACGCGGTGTTCATCGGCGGCGGCCTGACCGCGCCGGGCCTGCTCGACGCGGCCTGGGAGGCACTGGCTCCCGGCGGCCGGCTTGTCGTCAACACCGTCACCCTGGAGTCGGAGGCGGTACTCGCCGACCGCTACCGCCGCCACGGCGGCGAGCTGGTGAAACTGGCCGTCGCGCACGCCGTGCCGGTCGGCGGTTTCACGGGCTGGCGCCAGGCGATGCCCGTCACCCAGTGGACGGTCACCAAGCCGCACCCGTCCCGCCCCCATCCCCAGCTCGACCAGACCGACCAGACCGACCAGACCGACCAGCCCAAGCCCAAGCCCGAAATGGTGGACCAGACGATATGA